Proteins encoded within one genomic window of Cyprinus carpio isolate SPL01 chromosome A15, ASM1834038v1, whole genome shotgun sequence:
- the LOC109094667 gene encoding embryonic polyadenylate-binding protein B-like, whose protein sequence is MLAAAPLKEQKQLLGERLYPLIQALHPNLAGKITGMLLEIDNSELLHMLESPESLHSKVEEAVAVLQAHQAKELSAK, encoded by the exons ATGCTGGCGGCTGCACCATTAAAAGAGCAGAAACAACTCCTGG GCGAGCGGCTGTATCCACTTATCCAGGCCTTGCATCCGAATCTTGCGGGAAAGATCACAGGCATGCTGTTGGAGATCGACAACTCTGAACTACTGCACATGCTCGAGTCTCCAGAGTCCCTGCACTCCAAG GTTGAAGAGGCTGTAGCCGTGCTTCAGGCTCATCAAGCCAAAGAACTGTCTGCAAAATAA